From a single Andrena cerasifolii isolate SP2316 chromosome 8, iyAndCera1_principal, whole genome shotgun sequence genomic region:
- the Bnb gene encoding bangles and beads isoform X4, with translation MKLIVTAMMCLVGLTVAMPVAENQEALQVVPLEKSPISVKSAEPEVAAASAPSQEAAEPAPVDLQSAEPAEKASVRSEPLAANLQLSEKAEEKKEEPLQLKAEEKKEELAQEKKIPEEQPQTKESLPLPAEEQKQEQPQEAKKEEESLKPAASEAHETVQAAPQEPKQEPAEAPLSQTVSIVTKAKSSELIDSAEKSAEAKEEPKEEKKIEEPKPSVRKDDESASAESSEEKIPATPELKKLDKPQEEPEKKAEEKPDRVTRDAEEAIPEAKKAIDQPAEQSPAAPAEAEKSPAEPQAKATEKVKQVLLSSEETSKIEEKLEAAAQPEKETKSAEIAAAAQQPAEQQAKPEEASQAKRETAEAQPQAKSEPIEEKKEEPAKQEAAKEAKEAKERSDESSEEKSAEKEGKSSSEEGKSSEEQKDSKPAAVGDAKPELLPKPQELNDPKEH, from the exons ATGAAGCTGATCGTGACAGCGATGATGTGCCTGGTGGGCCTGACGGTGGCCATGCCCGTGGCCGAGAACCAGGAGGCGCTTCAGGTGGTGCCGCTGGAGAAGTCGCCGATCTCCGTCAAGTCAGCTGAGCCCGAGGTTGCAGCTGCCTCGGCGCCCAGCCAGGAGGCTGCCGAGCCTGCGCCCGTTGATCTGCAATCGGCCGAGCCTGCTGAGAAAGCGAGCGTCAGGAGCGAGCCCTTGGCTGCGAACCTCCAGCTGTCTGAGAAGGCTgaagagaagaaggaggagcctCTGCAACTGAAGgccgaggagaagaaggaggagctgGCTCAGGAGAAGAAGATTCCCGAGGAACAGCCGCAGACCAAGGAGTCCCTGCCTTTGCCAGCAGAGGAGCAGAAACAGGAGCAGCCTCAAGAGGCgaagaaagaggaggagagCTTGAAACCAGCTGCCTCTGAAGCTCACGAGACGGTGCAAGCTGCGCCTCAGGAACCGAAACAGGAACCTGCTGAGGCTCCGCTGAGCCAGACTGTAAGTATCGTGACGAAA GCCAAGAGCTCCGAGCTGATCGATTCCGCGGAGAAGAGCGCAGAAGCCAAGGAGGAGCcgaaagaggagaagaagatCGAGGAACCGAAGCCCAGCGTGAGGAAGGATGACGAATCTGCCTCCGCCGAGTCCTCGGAAGAGAAGATACCAGCAACCCCCGAGCTGAAGAAACTCGACAAACCTCAGGAGGAGCCGGAGAAGAAAGCTGAGGAGAAACCGGACCGCGTGACGCGCGACGCTGAGGAAGCTATCCCAGAAGCCAAGAAAGCGATCGACCAGCCAGCCGAGCAGTCCCCCGCTGCGCCCGCAGAAGCCGAGAAGAGCCCAGCTGAGCCGCAAGCCAAGGCCACCGAGAAGGTGAAGCAGGTCTTGCTGAGCTCCGAGGAGACATCCAAGATCGAGGAGAAGCTCGAGGCCGCCGCCCAGCCGGAGAAGGAAACGAAGAGCGCCGAGATAGCCGCCGCCGCGCAACAGCCAGCCGAGCAGCAGGCGAAGCCCGAGGAAGCAAGCCAGGCCAAGCGCGAGACCGCGGAGGCCCAGCCACAAGCGAAGTCCGAGCCGATCgaagagaagaaagaggagCCCGCGAAGCAGGAGGCCGCGAAAGAAGCGAAAGAGGCGAAGGAG CGCTCAGACGAGTCCTCAGAGGAGAAGTCGGCTGAGAAAGAGGGCAAGAGCAGCAGCGAGGAAGGCAAGTCCTCCGAGGAGCAGAAGGACTCGAAACCAGCAGCCGTCGGTGACGCCAAGCCCGAGCTGCTGCCCAAGCCCCAGGAGCTGAACGACCCGAAGGAACACTAA
- the Bnb gene encoding bangles and beads isoform X3 yields MKLIVTAMMCLVGLTVAMPVAENQEALQVVPLEKSPISVKSAEPEVAAASAPSQEAAEPAPVDLQSAEPAEKASVRSEPLAANLQLSEKAEEKKEEPLQLKAEEKKEELAQEKKIPEEQPQTKESLPLPAEEQKQEQPQEAKKEEESLKPAASEAHETVQAAPQEPKQEPAEAPLSQTVSIVTKAKSSELIDSAEKSAEAKEEPKEEKKIEEPKPSVRKDDESASAESSEEKIPATPELKKLDKPQEEPEKKAEEKPDRVTRDAEEAIPEAKKAIDQPAEQSPAAPAEAEKSPAEPQAKATEKVKQVLLSSEETSKIEEKLEAAAQPEKETKSAEIAAAAQQPAEQQAKPEEASQAKRETAEAQPQAKSEPIEEKKEEPAKQEAAKEAKEAKEVKERSDESSEEKSAEKEGKSSSEEGKSSEEQKDSKPAAVGDAKPELLPKPQELNDPKEH; encoded by the exons ATGAAGCTGATCGTGACAGCGATGATGTGCCTGGTGGGCCTGACGGTGGCCATGCCCGTGGCCGAGAACCAGGAGGCGCTTCAGGTGGTGCCGCTGGAGAAGTCGCCGATCTCCGTCAAGTCAGCTGAGCCCGAGGTTGCAGCTGCCTCGGCGCCCAGCCAGGAGGCTGCCGAGCCTGCGCCCGTTGATCTGCAATCGGCCGAGCCTGCTGAGAAAGCGAGCGTCAGGAGCGAGCCCTTGGCTGCGAACCTCCAGCTGTCTGAGAAGGCTgaagagaagaaggaggagcctCTGCAACTGAAGgccgaggagaagaaggaggagctgGCTCAGGAGAAGAAGATTCCCGAGGAACAGCCGCAGACCAAGGAGTCCCTGCCTTTGCCAGCAGAGGAGCAGAAACAGGAGCAGCCTCAAGAGGCgaagaaagaggaggagagCTTGAAACCAGCTGCCTCTGAAGCTCACGAGACGGTGCAAGCTGCGCCTCAGGAACCGAAACAGGAACCTGCTGAGGCTCCGCTGAGCCAGACTGTAAGTATCGTGACGAAA GCCAAGAGCTCCGAGCTGATCGATTCCGCGGAGAAGAGCGCAGAAGCCAAGGAGGAGCcgaaagaggagaagaagatCGAGGAACCGAAGCCCAGCGTGAGGAAGGATGACGAATCTGCCTCCGCCGAGTCCTCGGAAGAGAAGATACCAGCAACCCCCGAGCTGAAGAAACTCGACAAACCTCAGGAGGAGCCGGAGAAGAAAGCTGAGGAGAAACCGGACCGCGTGACGCGCGACGCTGAGGAAGCTATCCCAGAAGCCAAGAAAGCGATCGACCAGCCAGCCGAGCAGTCCCCCGCTGCGCCCGCAGAAGCCGAGAAGAGCCCAGCTGAGCCGCAAGCCAAGGCCACCGAGAAGGTGAAGCAGGTCTTGCTGAGCTCCGAGGAGACATCCAAGATCGAGGAGAAGCTCGAGGCCGCCGCCCAGCCGGAGAAGGAAACGAAGAGCGCCGAGATAGCCGCCGCCGCGCAACAGCCAGCCGAGCAGCAGGCGAAGCCCGAGGAAGCAAGCCAGGCCAAGCGCGAGACCGCGGAGGCCCAGCCACAAGCGAAGTCCGAGCCGATCgaagagaagaaagaggagCCCGCGAAGCAGGAGGCCGCGAAAGAAGCGAAAGAGGCGAAGGAG GTGAAGGAGCGCTCAGACGAGTCCTCAGAGGAGAAGTCGGCTGAGAAAGAGGGCAAGAGCAGCAGCGAGGAAGGCAAGTCCTCCGAGGAGCAGAAGGACTCGAAACCAGCAGCCGTCGGTGACGCCAAGCCCGAGCTGCTGCCCAAGCCCCAGGAGCTGAACGACCCGAAGGAACACTAA
- the Bnb gene encoding bangles and beads isoform X2: MKLIVTAMMCLVGLTVAMPVAENQEALQVVPLEKSPISVKSAEPEVAAASAPSQEAAEPAPVDLQSAEPAEKASVRSEPLAANLQLSEKAEEKKEEPLQLKAEEKKEELAQEKKIPEEQPQTKESLPLPAEEQKQEQPQEAKKEEESLKPAASEAHETVQAAPQEPKQEPAEAPLSQTSGVIQAKSSELIDSAEKSAEAKEEPKEEKKIEEPKPSVRKDDESASAESSEEKIPATPELKKLDKPQEEPEKKAEEKPDRVTRDAEEAIPEAKKAIDQPAEQSPAAPAEAEKSPAEPQAKATEKVKQVLLSSEETSKIEEKLEAAAQPEKETKSAEIAAAAQQPAEQQAKPEEASQAKRETAEAQPQAKSEPIEEKKEEPAKQEAAKEAKEAKEVKETKEVKEVKEVKERSDESSEEKSAEKEGKSSSEEGKSSEEQKDSKPAAVGDAKPELLPKPQELNDPKEH; this comes from the exons ATGAAGCTGATCGTGACAGCGATGATGTGCCTGGTGGGCCTGACGGTGGCCATGCCCGTGGCCGAGAACCAGGAGGCGCTTCAGGTGGTGCCGCTGGAGAAGTCGCCGATCTCCGTCAAGTCAGCTGAGCCCGAGGTTGCAGCTGCCTCGGCGCCCAGCCAGGAGGCTGCCGAGCCTGCGCCCGTTGATCTGCAATCGGCCGAGCCTGCTGAGAAAGCGAGCGTCAGGAGCGAGCCCTTGGCTGCGAACCTCCAGCTGTCTGAGAAGGCTgaagagaagaaggaggagcctCTGCAACTGAAGgccgaggagaagaaggaggagctgGCTCAGGAGAAGAAGATTCCCGAGGAACAGCCGCAGACCAAGGAGTCCCTGCCTTTGCCAGCAGAGGAGCAGAAACAGGAGCAGCCTCAAGAGGCgaagaaagaggaggagagCTTGAAACCAGCTGCCTCTGAAGCTCACGAGACGGTGCAAGCTGCGCCTCAGGAACCGAAACAGGAACCTGCTGAGGCTCCGCTGAGCCAGACT AGCGGCGTGATCCAGGCCAAGAGCTCCGAGCTGATCGATTCCGCGGAGAAGAGCGCAGAAGCCAAGGAGGAGCcgaaagaggagaagaagatCGAGGAACCGAAGCCCAGCGTGAGGAAGGATGACGAATCTGCCTCCGCCGAGTCCTCGGAAGAGAAGATACCAGCAACCCCCGAGCTGAAGAAACTCGACAAACCTCAGGAGGAGCCGGAGAAGAAAGCTGAGGAGAAACCGGACCGCGTGACGCGCGACGCTGAGGAAGCTATCCCAGAAGCCAAGAAAGCGATCGACCAGCCAGCCGAGCAGTCCCCCGCTGCGCCCGCAGAAGCCGAGAAGAGCCCAGCTGAGCCGCAAGCCAAGGCCACCGAGAAGGTGAAGCAGGTCTTGCTGAGCTCCGAGGAGACATCCAAGATCGAGGAGAAGCTCGAGGCCGCCGCCCAGCCGGAGAAGGAAACGAAGAGCGCCGAGATAGCCGCCGCCGCGCAACAGCCAGCCGAGCAGCAGGCGAAGCCCGAGGAAGCAAGCCAGGCCAAGCGCGAGACCGCGGAGGCCCAGCCACAAGCGAAGTCCGAGCCGATCgaagagaagaaagaggagCCCGCGAAGCAGGAGGCCGCGAAAGAAGCGAAAGAGGCGAAGGAGGTGAAGGAGACGAAGGAGGTGAAGGAGGTGAAGGAGGTGAAGGAGCGCTCAGACGAGTCCTCAGAGGAGAAGTCGGCTGAGAAAGAGGGCAAGAGCAGCAGCGAGGAAGGCAAGTCCTCCGAGGAGCAGAAGGACTCGAAACCAGCAGCCGTCGGTGACGCCAAGCCCGAGCTGCTGCCCAAGCCCCAGGAGCTGAACGACCCGAAGGAACACTAA
- the Bnb gene encoding bangles and beads isoform X1, producing MKLIVTAMMCLVGLTVAMPVAENQEALQVVPLEKSPISVKSAEPEVAAASAPSQEAAEPAPVDLQSAEPAEKASVRSEPLAANLQLSEKAEEKKEEPLQLKAEEKKEELAQEKKIPEEQPQTKESLPLPAEEQKQEQPQEAKKEEESLKPAASEAHETVQAAPQEPKQEPAEAPLSQTVSIVTKAKSSELIDSAEKSAEAKEEPKEEKKIEEPKPSVRKDDESASAESSEEKIPATPELKKLDKPQEEPEKKAEEKPDRVTRDAEEAIPEAKKAIDQPAEQSPAAPAEAEKSPAEPQAKATEKVKQVLLSSEETSKIEEKLEAAAQPEKETKSAEIAAAAQQPAEQQAKPEEASQAKRETAEAQPQAKSEPIEEKKEEPAKQEAAKEAKEAKEVKETKEVKEVKEVKERSDESSEEKSAEKEGKSSSEEGKSSEEQKDSKPAAVGDAKPELLPKPQELNDPKEH from the exons ATGAAGCTGATCGTGACAGCGATGATGTGCCTGGTGGGCCTGACGGTGGCCATGCCCGTGGCCGAGAACCAGGAGGCGCTTCAGGTGGTGCCGCTGGAGAAGTCGCCGATCTCCGTCAAGTCAGCTGAGCCCGAGGTTGCAGCTGCCTCGGCGCCCAGCCAGGAGGCTGCCGAGCCTGCGCCCGTTGATCTGCAATCGGCCGAGCCTGCTGAGAAAGCGAGCGTCAGGAGCGAGCCCTTGGCTGCGAACCTCCAGCTGTCTGAGAAGGCTgaagagaagaaggaggagcctCTGCAACTGAAGgccgaggagaagaaggaggagctgGCTCAGGAGAAGAAGATTCCCGAGGAACAGCCGCAGACCAAGGAGTCCCTGCCTTTGCCAGCAGAGGAGCAGAAACAGGAGCAGCCTCAAGAGGCgaagaaagaggaggagagCTTGAAACCAGCTGCCTCTGAAGCTCACGAGACGGTGCAAGCTGCGCCTCAGGAACCGAAACAGGAACCTGCTGAGGCTCCGCTGAGCCAGACTGTAAGTATCGTGACGAAA GCCAAGAGCTCCGAGCTGATCGATTCCGCGGAGAAGAGCGCAGAAGCCAAGGAGGAGCcgaaagaggagaagaagatCGAGGAACCGAAGCCCAGCGTGAGGAAGGATGACGAATCTGCCTCCGCCGAGTCCTCGGAAGAGAAGATACCAGCAACCCCCGAGCTGAAGAAACTCGACAAACCTCAGGAGGAGCCGGAGAAGAAAGCTGAGGAGAAACCGGACCGCGTGACGCGCGACGCTGAGGAAGCTATCCCAGAAGCCAAGAAAGCGATCGACCAGCCAGCCGAGCAGTCCCCCGCTGCGCCCGCAGAAGCCGAGAAGAGCCCAGCTGAGCCGCAAGCCAAGGCCACCGAGAAGGTGAAGCAGGTCTTGCTGAGCTCCGAGGAGACATCCAAGATCGAGGAGAAGCTCGAGGCCGCCGCCCAGCCGGAGAAGGAAACGAAGAGCGCCGAGATAGCCGCCGCCGCGCAACAGCCAGCCGAGCAGCAGGCGAAGCCCGAGGAAGCAAGCCAGGCCAAGCGCGAGACCGCGGAGGCCCAGCCACAAGCGAAGTCCGAGCCGATCgaagagaagaaagaggagCCCGCGAAGCAGGAGGCCGCGAAAGAAGCGAAAGAGGCGAAGGAGGTGAAGGAGACGAAGGAGGTGAAGGAGGTGAAGGAGGTGAAGGAGCGCTCAGACGAGTCCTCAGAGGAGAAGTCGGCTGAGAAAGAGGGCAAGAGCAGCAGCGAGGAAGGCAAGTCCTCCGAGGAGCAGAAGGACTCGAAACCAGCAGCCGTCGGTGACGCCAAGCCCGAGCTGCTGCCCAAGCCCCAGGAGCTGAACGACCCGAAGGAACACTAA